The Polaribacter sp. HaHaR_3_91 genomic sequence CTTGTCCAAAAGAAACTCCGGTTAAACAAAGTGTAAGTAATAAAGTAAAAATGTAATTTTTTTTCATGTGTTAATTATTTTAGATTTATACCCATAAAAATATGGATAATTAAGATAAAACAATCATAAACTTAATTAAATTATCGTTAATTCAATAAAAAAGACGAAATACTGAATTTTTATTAATAATAAAATCAACGTTATATTAACGTTAATAGATTGCATTGAGATTAAATGATTGTTAAGGAGCGGCCTTAATATTATTATTATTACTATTTTTGGTGTTGCATAGTTTAAATCTATTTATGAACAAAAGTGAGATTAAAATTTTATTGGTTGATGATGAGCCAGATATTATAGAAATTGTTGGCTATAATTTAAAAAATGAAGGCTATCAGATATTTACTGCAACAAATGGAATAGAAGCTGTTAAAGCTGCTAAAAAGAATATTCCACATCTAATTTTATTAGATATTATGATGCCAGAAATGGACGGAATAGAAGCTTGCGAAAAAATTAGAAAAGTAAAATCATTAGAAAACGTTGTTATTGCATTTTTAACAGCAAGAGGCGAAGACTACTCTCAATTAGCTGGTTTTGAGGCCGGTGCAGATGATTATATTACAAAACCTATTAAACCTAAAGTTTTAATAAGTAAAGTAAAATCTCTATTACGAAGACTAAAAACCAAAAAAGATAGCGAAGAAACTTTTAAAATAGGTGATATTGTCATTGATAGAGATGAATATGTAGTTTATAAAGCTGGTAAAAGAATATCTCTTCCTAGAAAAGAATTCGAATTATTTTCTTTGTTAACCTCTAAACCCGGTAAAGTTTTTAAAAGAGAAGTTATTTTAGATACTGTTTGGGGAAACGAAGTTGTTGTAGGCGGTAGAACTATTGACGTACACATTAGAAAACTACGTGAAAAAATTGGTGATGACCACTTTAAAACCGTAAAAGGAGTTGGCTATAAGTTTGTTTTAGAAGGCGCAGAGCATTAAAATTGCCCTCATGAAAATTAAAAAAACATATTCTTACGCACTTTGGTCTGCCTTATATTTAACACTGCTTACAGTTGTAATCGCAGCATTATCCTATTGTTTTTTTTCTAAGCATATTGGTATTGGTTCTGTCCTTTTTTCTATTGCAGTTCTTTATGTAATTTCCTTTTTTATCATTCAGTATAGAACAGAGCACTTTATATACAGACGCCTTAAAAAAATATACGAAGATGTTTCTATCTTAGACGTAAACGATTTACGAAGAGATTCTGTAACTACAGATATTGATAAACTTTCTAAAAGAATGCAAAGATTCGTAGAAGGTAAAAGACTAGAGATAAAAAGCTTAACTGAGAGAGATTCTTTTAGAAGAGATTTTTTAGGAAACGTTGCTCACGAACTTAAAACACCTTTATTTACAGTACAAGGCTATATTTTAACCTTAATTGAAGGAGCCGTAAACGACAAAGAAATTAGAACAAAATATCTTGAGAGAGCTAATAAAGGAGTAGAAAGGTTGGTTGCCGTTATTAAAGATTTAGATATGATTGCTAAATTAGAGAATGACGGTATGAAATTAAATAAGGATGTCTTTAACATTTTAGAATTGGTTCAAAATGTTTTTGATATGTTTGAAATGAGAGCAAAAAAAAGAAACATTACCTTAAAATTTGACAGAATTCATGAATTTCCTGTATTTGTAAAAGGAGATGCAGAAAAAATTGAACAAGTTTTAATCAACTTAATTGTAAACTCTATTAAATACGGTAAACCAAACGGAACTACTATAGTTGCTATAGAAAGTTATAATGAAGCTAAGTTTATTGTTAAAACAATAGATAATGGAGAAGGAATTAAACCACAACATCTTTCTAGACTTTTTGAAAGGTTCTACCGAGTAGACCAAAGTAGATCTAGAGAACAAGGCGGTTCTGGTTTAGGTTTGTCTATTGTAAAACACATTATAGAAGCACACAACGAAACCATTTTATTAAAAAGTACTTATGGTGAAGGATCAGAGTTTTCTTTTACGCTCGAAAAGCCTAAATAAACCTGAATCTAAGATTGTTTCAGTAGTTTTTAAACCTTTATAATTTTCTATTTTAGAAATATCTTCTTTTACAAAATCTTTCATATTTGAAAAAGGAGCTAACTTTTTACTTTCTAAAAACGAAGCTAAATACTCTTGTTCTGGTTGATGTTCTGTAGGAATAAAAAACACTTTTTTATCTAAAACAGCTAAATCCATTATAGAGGAATAACCAGATCTGCAAATAACAATTTTACTCGAATTGATTAATTTTTGAAGTTCTTCTGATAATAAATAATTGTAAAACGTACTATTTTTTAAAGTCCATTTTTTTTGAGTTGCTTCTACTTTACCCAAAACAAAAACAATATTTCTAGAGTCATTTTTAAAGGCTGATATCAATTTATTTTCTAAAAGGGTTCTATTGGGTTCTGGACCAGAAAAAATGATTAAAATATCAATATTTTGAGCTGATGCTTGCTTTTTAAAACGACTTAATACTCCAATAAATTTTAAATTGATATTATTTTTGGTTGATGATAATTTTCCTGAAAACTGAGAACCGTTATTATCAGGAATCCAACACTCATTAAACTTTTTGATTATTTTTTGATGAAAATAGGAAGTAAAAAAAGTAGTGATGCCAGATAAAACATTTATTTGATGGGTAATATAAACAGAAGGAACTAATGAACTTCTTACTCCAAATCTGTTATCTGATATTACACCAACAACGTCTGTGTTTTTAAGTATAAAATCATTGATAATTTTATGCTCTTCTCTAACTGCTTTTAAAACCTGAGGTATTTGCAAAAGTAATCCCAACTTTAAATTTCTATGGTAAGAAATGTTATAAGCTGGGATTTCTATATATTCTAAACTAGGAAATTCTTTTCTTAAAAAGGTTAAAGCATTTCTGTCTGATGCAATTATTGGTGTAAAATTGTTTTCTAACAACGCATTTATAATTGGCACACAACGTGTTGCATGACCTAAGCCCCAATTTAAAGGAGCTACAATTATTTTATTTTGGGTAGCTTTCATTTTTTAATAATCACTAAAAAACTCGGATAAAACAGTTGATTTTAAACAAGTGCGTTAAGGATTGAAATGGCATCCTTTTTTTCTTTTTCTGAAAAAAAGATACAATGGAAAGCCTGTTAAAACGCCCAAATAAAAATAGATCTACACCAAATCGAAACCAATGTCTTTTCTGTAATTCATTTTATCGAAATGAATCTTATCGATACTTTTATAACTCTTTTCTAAAGCCTCTTCAATGGTGTCACCAAATGAGGTTACCGCGATAACTCTACCTCCACTTGTAACAACTTTGCCATCTTTAATGGTAGTTCCTGCATGAAAAACGAAAGAATCTTCTACAGTATCGTAACCTGTAATTTCTTTGTTTTTTTCATAAGCTTCTGGATATCCTCCAGAAACCAACATAACTGTAGTTGCCGTTTTATCGGTTACAGAAAACGATTTTTCGCTTAAGTTCTGATTTGCCACTCCTTCGAACAATTCAAATAAATCTGACTCAATTCTAGGCAAAACAACTTCCGTTTCCGGATCTCCCATTCTAACGTTATACTCAACCACAGAAGGGTTTCCGTTATCATTCATCAATCCAATAAAGATAAAACCTCTATAATCGATTCCGTCTTTCTGTA encodes the following:
- a CDS encoding glycosyltransferase, which encodes MKATQNKIIVAPLNWGLGHATRCVPIINALLENNFTPIIASDRNALTFLRKEFPSLEYIEIPAYNISYHRNLKLGLLLQIPQVLKAVREEHKIINDFILKNTDVVGVISDNRFGVRSSLVPSVYITHQINVLSGITTFFTSYFHQKIIKKFNECWIPDNNGSQFSGKLSSTKNNINLKFIGVLSRFKKQASAQNIDILIIFSGPEPNRTLLENKLISAFKNDSRNIVFVLGKVEATQKKWTLKNSTFYNYLLSEELQKLINSSKIVICRSGYSSIMDLAVLDKKVFFIPTEHQPEQEYLASFLESKKLAPFSNMKDFVKEDISKIENYKGLKTTETILDSGLFRLFERKRKL
- a CDS encoding response regulator transcription factor, with protein sequence MNKSEIKILLVDDEPDIIEIVGYNLKNEGYQIFTATNGIEAVKAAKKNIPHLILLDIMMPEMDGIEACEKIRKVKSLENVVIAFLTARGEDYSQLAGFEAGADDYITKPIKPKVLISKVKSLLRRLKTKKDSEETFKIGDIVIDRDEYVVYKAGKRISLPRKEFELFSLLTSKPGKVFKREVILDTVWGNEVVVGGRTIDVHIRKLREKIGDDHFKTVKGVGYKFVLEGAEH
- a CDS encoding cell wall metabolism sensor histidine kinase WalK, which produces MKIKKTYSYALWSALYLTLLTVVIAALSYCFFSKHIGIGSVLFSIAVLYVISFFIIQYRTEHFIYRRLKKIYEDVSILDVNDLRRDSVTTDIDKLSKRMQRFVEGKRLEIKSLTERDSFRRDFLGNVAHELKTPLFTVQGYILTLIEGAVNDKEIRTKYLERANKGVERLVAVIKDLDMIAKLENDGMKLNKDVFNILELVQNVFDMFEMRAKKRNITLKFDRIHEFPVFVKGDAEKIEQVLINLIVNSIKYGKPNGTTIVAIESYNEAKFIVKTIDNGEGIKPQHLSRLFERFYRVDQSRSREQGGSGLGLSIVKHIIEAHNETILLKSTYGEGSEFSFTLEKPK